The Rhipicephalus microplus isolate Deutch F79 chromosome 4, USDA_Rmic, whole genome shotgun sequence sequence acgactgagtgacgCTACTTACGAGGTCGTTCCCAACAGTTCGTGTAGTACGAGGTTTCGCCggcaccgtcctgaactagttcacgttgtacGCATGAACCCTTATGCCAGGTAGTGACTGCGCGAGACATTtctttaaaaggaaaaaaaaactgccccacTGATCTAGCATCGCGGCGATTCTCTTTAAAAAGGGGggaaatgacgcgtgtgtactggtcgACAAAAACGACGAAAAGGAGATTCggtggacaccaggtagtggagctctggctgatcaaAGACAAATAAGGTTATCTAGCTGTTTGGCTGCTGAGAATAGCTGTGCTAAAGTCTACCTGCCTTTTGTttgcgttgtaccgcgacaatatgttTAGCCTTATTCGGAGTGCTCACTGCGCAAGCAAAAGGAGGGAGTGATTCAACAAACTGCtaggttaacaaaaaaaaaatcagtaggTATCCTTTAGTCACGGTGTTTCCAAACCTTGCTCTTGCCGCGAGTGTTGTACGactgtaaataaaataacaaaatgtAAGATAGCAGCAACAAAAGTTACTCTCACCATGACATTACGACAGCTGTAAATATGATTCGCGTGTTATGTACAACATCTTGGCTTGCCAGATTTGCCGAATATGAATACCGTCGGAAACAGGTGTACATGATGTGAATCACTACAAAGGGAGTTTATTTTGCCGTatcaagaaaaaagtcacaggttATCTTCGTACCCAATCTTCGTTTGAAGTATCCACGAAACGTGCGTCCATGCCCTGGTGTTTCCACGTGTTTGACTTTTCTATTTTTCCTGACATTGTTTCATACGGGTCCTCTCTCCACATGCTCCCGCAGCCATCCTCGCTGTCCGAACCCTTTTCGCGGTGGTGTGGATCGCCATCACGGCCGTCGTTACGTTCGCGACGGAGAAAGAATACAACGCCCCGGTGTCGTACCCAAACTGTGGGCCACTGCAGGGCGTCGACGAGGTGTTCGAGGAGCGGAGGCTGCACGTCTACTACGGCGTCCCTTTCATGCGGCCAGCGCTGCTCCAAAACCGATTCGAGAGGCTCTCCATACTGAAGCGACCCTGGCCGTTCCTCCTGGACGCCCGTAACCAGAGCCAGTCTTGTTCGCAGCCGTCTCTGAACGTCGGAAAGATGACCTTGTACAACACGAACAGTACCGACGACTGCCTCTACCTCAACATATACCTGCCCGCACGAAAGCAGTCCGAGAGGAGCACGCCCGCCTATCCCATCATCGTGTTCATCTATGGAGGCGGCTACCACTCCGGCAGCAACTCGTTTCCTTTCTATAGCGGCAAGTACCTGGCCGCGCTCGGAAATGCCATGGTCGTGGTGCCGAACTACCGACTGGGTGTGTTCGGCTTCCTGCGGTCGTCTATTCTCGGCTTGAAAGGAAACCAAGGCCTGCACGACGTTCACGCCGCGCTGCTGTGGGTCAAGAACAACGCCGCGGCTTTTGGCGGTGACATTAACAGTGTCACGGTGATGGGCCATCAGGTCGGAGCTGCCATAATCGGCCTGCTAAGTTCCATAGGCGGAGCATCGCAGCTTTTTCACCGTGTCATCATGATGAGTGGGTCACCCTACATGCGCCACAGAAAGGAAGACAGCAAGATGAAGGCAGTGGAGCAAGATCAGCTCATACAAAAGCTAGGCTGCCGCGGGGAATCTAAGGTTGTCCTCGACTGCCTGCGCAGCAAGACGGCTCAAACCATGCTCGACTTCGCCATACGACTGAAAAACTGGAAGACGATGTTCATACCGAATGAATACGAGGACATACACGATGACGCCAGCGTCGACCTGAGAAGCACGGCCATTCCCAAGGACCTCATCATTGGCACAACGATAAATGAGGGCTCGTACTATGCCAACCTGTTTCTGGAGACGTTCTCCAGGTATGACGCCTCGAAGCTCACCCGAGTCGAAGCTTACAGGTATCTCCAGGAGGTCACCGCGGGTCTAGGCTTCCACGGATACAAAGAACTGGTCAGCTATTACGACCAAAGGTACAAGGACCACAGTCCGGAGGCTTTTTTCGCGAACGCCATTGGCGACATAGTGATTAACTGCCCCATGAAGCAGTTTGCCCGCGACATGGCCCGCGTGAACACCAAGGTGTTTATGTACGTTTTCAAGCACAAGCCTTCGTACTCGACCAGTCGTCTTGAGGGGGCAGCTCATCTCGATGACATCTTTATTTCGTTGGGAAACGCTCTCGACGCGCCGATCCTGAACGCAACCGAGGCTGAAAAGGGACTGAGCAGAGACATGCTCCGAATGTGGGCTCGCTTCGCTGCGAAAGGGTGAGTCACGCGTGTATGTGAACTAAGCCATAAGCCCTTTTTATACGTATCTtctacttgtcgtcgggaaggcaACGGCACCCGCGCCATTTTCATAGAATAGGAGTAGTACATTCGGAACTACACTTGTCTAGAGCAGTCACTTAGCCTCTTCAGCCTCCATTTTTGTCTTTGCAAATATATGCGGAGACTGGCACCCAACGATACCAAACGTAACAACACCACATGCTAAGTCCTTGTACTGCAATGCAAGCATGAACGGAAATTCGTAGTTAATGCGGCATACACTAGCTGTGGACAGCACCAGCGTCCACATCCATGCGACTGGTCTGGACAAGAGTGGTTCCGGCTGTATACGCACAGCCTCAGGAATAGCACTGGAGTCTGGTATGTACTTCAAAGACCAAGGATCCACCACCTTGCACAATGGTATTTACA is a genomic window containing:
- the LOC119172690 gene encoding acetylcholinesterase, producing the protein MPPVPAMPQERRTVDDERTVEESPDFSILAVRTLFAVVWIAITAVVTFATEKEYNAPVSYPNCGPLQGVDEVFEERRLHVYYGVPFMRPALLQNRFERLSILKRPWPFLLDARNQSQSCSQPSLNVGKMTLYNTNSTDDCLYLNIYLPARKQSERSTPAYPIIVFIYGGGYHSGSNSFPFYSGKYLAALGNAMVVVPNYRLGVFGFLRSSILGLKGNQGLHDVHAALLWVKNNAAAFGGDINSVTVMGHQVGAAIIGLLSSIGGASQLFHRVIMMSGSPYMRHRKEDSKMKAVEQDQLIQKLGCRGESKVVLDCLRSKTAQTMLDFAIRLKNWKTMFIPNEYEDIHDDASVDLRSTAIPKDLIIGTTINEGSYYANLFLETFSRYDASKLTRVEAYRYLQEVTAGLGFHGYKELVSYYDQRYKDHSPEAFFANAIGDIVINCPMKQFARDMARVNTKVFMYVFKHKPSYSTSRLEGAAHLDDIFISLGNALDAPILNATEAEKGLSRDMLRMWARFAAKGDPVSLLNVTWPQFTKGEGVYLSIGPQPTLGSRYLEADCDKVARAIFN